A stretch of DNA from Nitrospinota bacterium:
TTAAAGAAAGAAATGAAAAGACCAAGCGCATTATAGATAAAATCGAGGGTCTTCCTGTATTACCTCTGACAGTTAAAGAGGTTATAAGTCTTACAGCAAAAGCTGATTGTTCAGTTGATCAGATTGCCGAAGCGATTGATCCTTCCCTGGCTATAAAGATTCTGCAGGTGGCCAATTCTCCTTATTATAGAAGATACACCAAGGTGAAAAATCTCGAACATGCCATCTCTCTTCTTGGTTTTAATATAGTCAGAGACCTGGCTTTAGGGATATCACTCAT
This window harbors:
- a CDS encoding HDOD domain-containing protein, encoding MLVKERNEKTKRIIDKIEGLPVLPLTVKEVISLTAKADCSVDQIAEAIDPSLAIKILQVANSPYYRRYTKVKNLEHAISLLGFNIVRDLALGISL